A genomic window from Sporosarcina sp. Marseille-Q4063 includes:
- the folE gene encoding GTP cyclohydrolase I FolE: protein MHEVDYSKIEQAVTMILEAVGEDPEREGLVDTPKRVARMYAEMFEGLHKDPREYFKTVFNENHDEVVLVKDIGFHSMCEHHLVPFYGHAHIAYIPRKGVVAGLSKLARAVETTARRPQLQERITSTIADTLEEMLDPVGVFVVIEAEHMCMTMRGVRKPGAKTLTTVARGIYEDDAVKRSEILSLIKMS from the coding sequence ATGCATGAGGTTGATTATAGTAAAATAGAACAAGCGGTGACAATGATACTTGAAGCGGTTGGAGAAGATCCGGAACGTGAGGGTCTTGTCGATACGCCCAAAAGAGTAGCAAGAATGTACGCTGAAATGTTCGAAGGGTTACATAAAGATCCACGCGAGTATTTTAAAACTGTTTTTAATGAAAATCACGATGAAGTTGTATTAGTTAAAGATATAGGTTTTCACTCGATGTGCGAACACCATCTAGTCCCTTTTTATGGCCATGCCCATATTGCATATATTCCAAGAAAAGGTGTAGTCGCAGGTTTGAGTAAATTAGCGAGGGCCGTCGAAACAACTGCAAGAAGACCGCAGCTTCAAGAACGGATAACATCGACGATTGCTGACACATTGGAGGAAATGTTGGACCCTGTTGGGGTATTTGTCGTTATCGAAGCCGAGCATATGTGCATGACGATGCGCGGAGTTCGTAAACCCGGGGCGAAAACGTTGACTACAGTGGCTCGTGGAATTTATGAGGATGATGCTGTTAAACGATCAGAAATATTATCACTCATTAAAATGTCCTAA
- a CDS encoding NAD(P)H-dependent glycerol-3-phosphate dehydrogenase produces the protein MKKVSVIGAGSWGTAIAFVLAENGHDCLLWARREEQSTEINDKNQNSAYLPKVTLPKNLRATSNLEQAVVHGDILIIAVPTNAVRPVCAEINSKITEPKLFVHVSKGIEPNSLKRISELIGEEVAAENRKGIVVLSGPSHAEEVVERHPTTVTAASTDLKAAEEIQDIFMNAYFRVYTNPDIVGVELGAALKNVIALAAGITDGLGYGDNAKAALITRGLAEISRLGVKMGAHPLTFSGLTGLGDLIVTCTSVHSRNWKAGNMLGQGQKLEDVISGMGMIIEGVRTTKAAHQLASKYDVSMPLTGALYSVLFEDVPPKEAVDQLMNRMKKQEVEDLFGNH, from the coding sequence ATGAAAAAAGTATCTGTTATCGGTGCAGGAAGCTGGGGGACAGCAATTGCATTCGTTTTAGCCGAAAACGGGCATGATTGCTTATTATGGGCAAGACGGGAAGAGCAATCGACTGAAATAAACGATAAAAATCAAAACAGCGCTTATTTGCCAAAAGTAACACTACCGAAAAATCTGCGCGCGACTTCTAATCTTGAACAAGCCGTTGTCCATGGGGATATTCTTATTATTGCTGTTCCCACAAATGCAGTTAGACCGGTTTGCGCTGAAATAAATTCGAAAATTACTGAACCTAAATTATTTGTTCACGTTTCGAAAGGGATAGAACCAAATTCTTTGAAACGCATTTCAGAACTTATAGGTGAAGAAGTTGCCGCTGAAAATAGAAAAGGCATTGTCGTGCTTTCCGGACCGAGTCATGCTGAAGAAGTTGTGGAGCGTCATCCGACAACTGTCACGGCCGCTTCTACGGATTTAAAAGCAGCTGAAGAAATCCAGGATATATTTATGAATGCTTACTTCCGTGTTTATACGAATCCTGATATTGTCGGCGTTGAACTTGGCGCTGCGCTTAAAAACGTTATCGCGTTGGCTGCAGGAATTACCGATGGTCTTGGTTATGGAGATAATGCCAAGGCGGCGCTTATTACTCGCGGCCTTGCGGAAATATCGAGACTTGGCGTCAAAATGGGTGCACATCCATTGACGTTTTCCGGATTGACGGGATTAGGCGATTTAATCGTTACTTGTACAAGCGTTCATTCTCGAAACTGGAAAGCGGGAAATATGCTTGGCCAGGGACAGAAACTTGAAGACGTTATTTCAGGCATGGGAATGATTATTGAAGGCGTCAGAACAACAAAGGCAGCCCATCAGCTCGCTTCTAAATACGATGTGTCTATGCCGCTCACAGGCGCGTTATATTCGGTCCTATTCGAGGATGTGCCTCCTAAAGAAGCGGTAGATCAATTAATGAACCGAATGAAAAAACAGGAAGTCGAAGATCTTTTCGGCAACCACTAA
- the spoIVA gene encoding stage IV sporulation protein A translates to MKESLYENLARRTDGDIYIGVVGPVRVGKSTFVKRVMEEVVIPNMTDEADKIRAQDELPQSSPGPVIMTSEPKFVPAQGTSVSVGDGELQFHIRLADCVGYVIDGVKGYEDEDGPKYVHTPWHNEPVPFEEAARIGTDKVIRDHSTIGILVTTDGTVNNIPRAAAEVAEVEIIGKLKDIGKPFVIVLNSKMPAHEKTIALRQELSERYGVPVIAISADQLNAQEIQLILKEALYEFPISEIELQKPDWMDVLGNEHPLNASIDKVISEGFLEASKIRKVQELAAKLVDEQYVRNAEVVEVDAGQGKAAIKIEMDEQAFREICEDFMGQEIGTKKEWLLFIRDASKAKKSYNMYAEAIETAKKDGYGVALPVIEDFNPSPPELIKQNDFFGVRMKAKAPSIHMIRVDMEAEFSPLIGSEFHSHHLLKDLKEAYLHDREALWETQLFGTPLHEVMKESIRFKTATVPANARKRLRETIEQMVNNGEKGMITFIV, encoded by the coding sequence ATGAAAGAAAGTTTATATGAAAATTTGGCTAGACGGACTGATGGTGATATTTACATTGGTGTCGTCGGTCCTGTTCGTGTAGGGAAGTCAACGTTCGTAAAAAGAGTCATGGAAGAGGTAGTCATTCCAAATATGACCGACGAGGCGGACAAAATACGAGCACAAGATGAACTTCCACAAAGCTCACCAGGACCAGTAATAATGACTTCGGAACCGAAATTCGTACCTGCTCAAGGAACTTCGGTCTCTGTAGGCGATGGGGAACTGCAATTTCATATTCGACTCGCAGATTGCGTCGGATACGTCATTGACGGTGTGAAAGGCTATGAAGACGAGGACGGACCTAAATATGTTCATACGCCGTGGCATAACGAGCCAGTGCCGTTTGAAGAGGCAGCCCGGATTGGAACGGATAAGGTAATTAGGGACCATTCGACAATCGGAATTCTTGTTACTACAGACGGAACCGTAAACAATATTCCCCGAGCCGCTGCGGAAGTAGCTGAAGTGGAGATAATCGGAAAGTTAAAAGATATCGGCAAACCGTTTGTTATCGTTTTGAATTCCAAAATGCCAGCACACGAAAAAACTATCGCGCTAAGACAGGAACTAAGCGAAAGATACGGTGTGCCTGTAATTGCAATTAGTGCAGATCAATTAAACGCGCAGGAGATTCAGTTGATTTTGAAAGAGGCCCTATATGAGTTTCCAATCTCGGAAATCGAGTTGCAGAAACCAGATTGGATGGACGTTCTTGGGAATGAACACCCGCTAAATGCTTCAATTGACAAAGTGATTAGCGAAGGATTTTTGGAGGCTTCAAAGATCAGGAAAGTGCAGGAACTTGCGGCAAAGTTGGTTGATGAGCAATACGTCCGCAATGCGGAAGTTGTTGAAGTTGATGCCGGACAAGGAAAGGCAGCAATTAAAATCGAAATGGATGAGCAAGCTTTCCGGGAGATTTGCGAGGACTTCATGGGGCAAGAAATCGGGACGAAAAAAGAATGGTTGCTTTTCATTCGAGATGCCTCAAAAGCAAAAAAATCTTATAATATGTATGCCGAAGCAATTGAAACGGCCAAAAAAGATGGGTACGGAGTCGCATTGCCCGTCATTGAAGATTTTAATCCTTCACCGCCAGAACTCATTAAACAAAATGATTTCTTCGGTGTGCGGATGAAGGCAAAAGCACCATCTATTCATATGATTCGAGTGGATATGGAAGCCGAGTTTTCGCCATTGATCGGATCGGAATTCCATAGTCATCATTTACTCAAGGATTTAAAAGAGGCCTATTTGCACGACCGGGAAGCGCTTTGGGAAACGCAACTTTTTGGTACGCCTTTACATGAAGTTATGAAAGAAAGCATTCGTTTTAAAACCGCGACTGTTCCTGCGAATGCCAGAAAACGACTTCGAGAAACAATTGAACAGATGGTAAATAACGGTGAAAAGGGTATGATTACGTTTATTGTATAG
- a CDS encoding polyprenyl synthetase family protein: MEKLQVLSLYADFRKDLNYIEKQLEQSVQSASPIIRQASLHLLRAGGKRIRPIFVILASEFGKYSLEDVSKVAVSLELIHMASLVHDDVIDDSDMRRGLKTVKAKWDNRIAMYAGDYIFSRALLSIGEIEMPAAHQLLAKTMLEICHGEIIQIDQQREMNQTVRDYLRRIKRKTALLLSSSCELGALVSGADAGVVRKLSRFGYYAGMSFQIIDDILDITSTDKELGKPAGSDLLNGHITLPILYIKDHPRFIPYLERAFEGTLTELEREEMLTFIRQSDAIQKATVVSDLYLQKALNEINSLPNIPAKKALERIAEFIGQRNY; encoded by the coding sequence TTGGAGAAATTACAAGTATTATCACTTTATGCTGACTTTCGAAAGGATCTCAATTACATAGAAAAACAACTTGAGCAATCAGTTCAGTCAGCATCCCCAATTATTCGGCAAGCATCGCTGCACCTGCTCCGGGCGGGCGGAAAACGCATCCGGCCAATTTTTGTGATTTTAGCCTCTGAATTTGGCAAGTATTCGTTGGAAGACGTATCCAAAGTTGCTGTTTCACTCGAGCTTATTCACATGGCATCACTTGTTCATGATGACGTTATCGATGACTCTGACATGCGGCGCGGTCTGAAAACAGTGAAAGCGAAATGGGATAATCGAATTGCGATGTATGCGGGCGATTATATTTTTTCACGTGCATTGCTTTCAATTGGTGAAATTGAAATGCCGGCTGCTCATCAATTACTTGCGAAAACGATGCTCGAAATTTGTCATGGCGAAATCATTCAAATTGATCAACAACGTGAAATGAACCAAACAGTTCGTGATTATTTACGTCGTATTAAACGAAAAACAGCGCTTTTGCTTTCCTCTAGTTGTGAACTTGGCGCGCTAGTTTCAGGTGCAGATGCTGGAGTAGTCAGAAAGCTAAGCCGCTTCGGCTATTATGCAGGAATGTCGTTTCAAATTATCGATGATATTCTTGATATTACTTCTACCGATAAAGAGTTGGGCAAGCCAGCAGGAAGCGATTTGTTAAACGGACATATTACCTTGCCGATTTTATACATAAAAGATCACCCTAGATTTATACCTTATTTGGAACGTGCATTTGAAGGTACATTAACAGAACTTGAACGCGAAGAAATGTTAACTTTCATACGTCAATCGGATGCTATACAAAAAGCGACGGTAGTCAGTGATTTGTATCTGCAAAAAGCGCTGAATGAAATTAATAGCTTGCCGAACATCCCAGCCAAAAAAGCCTTAGAACGTATTGCAGAGTTTATCGGGCAACGAAATTACTGA
- a CDS encoding demethylmenaquinone methyltransferase, with the protein MVLSKEEKVHDVFEKISADYDKMNSVISFNQHIKWRDDIMRRMAVRDGASALDVCCGTADWTIALAKAVGASGDVTGLDFSESMLEAGKSKVQPYPNISLIHGNAMELPFPDETFDYVTIGFGLRNVPDYEKVLSEMKRVLKPGGMIACLDTSQPELPVYRQLFRFYFKFIMPIFGKLLAKSYSEYSWLQESAEEFPGMKKLAELFSDVGFKNVSFKSYSGGAAAGHVGFK; encoded by the coding sequence TTGGTTTTATCGAAAGAAGAAAAAGTCCACGACGTCTTTGAAAAAATATCGGCTGATTATGATAAAATGAATTCTGTAATCAGTTTCAATCAACATATAAAATGGCGGGATGACATTATGCGCCGCATGGCGGTACGCGATGGTGCATCAGCGTTAGATGTTTGTTGCGGTACAGCGGACTGGACAATAGCCTTGGCTAAGGCGGTTGGCGCGTCAGGTGACGTAACAGGGCTAGACTTTAGTGAAAGCATGCTTGAAGCGGGAAAAAGTAAAGTGCAACCGTATCCAAATATTTCTCTTATTCACGGAAATGCAATGGAATTGCCATTTCCAGACGAAACGTTTGACTATGTAACGATCGGATTCGGTCTTCGAAATGTACCGGATTACGAAAAGGTGCTAAGTGAAATGAAGCGTGTTTTGAAACCGGGTGGAATGATTGCGTGTTTGGACACGTCCCAACCTGAACTTCCTGTCTACAGGCAGTTATTTCGTTTTTATTTTAAATTTATTATGCCGATTTTCGGTAAATTGCTCGCGAAAAGTTACAGTGAGTATTCTTGGCTGCAAGAATCAGCAGAAGAATTCCCAGGCATGAAAAAATTGGCTGAATTATTCTCTGATGTAGGTTTTAAAAATGTTTCATTTAAATCATATAGCGGTGGCGCGGCGGCAGGCCATGTTGGATTTAAATAA
- a CDS encoding DUF2768 domain-containing protein, giving the protein MSAMDKMWLSFYAMGFMAISMGLIYASRYKLKNRIIKFIFALTAYSLLLISFIAMVYLVFNGPTGGA; this is encoded by the coding sequence ATGTCCGCAATGGATAAAATGTGGCTATCCTTTTATGCCATGGGGTTTATGGCCATATCTATGGGTCTTATTTATGCTAGTAGATACAAATTAAAGAATCGAATTATTAAATTCATATTTGCATTGACTGCATATTCCCTGCTATTAATTTCTTTTATTGCAATGGTTTATCTTGTCTTTAATGGCCCTACAGGAGGAGCATAA
- a CDS encoding HU family DNA-binding protein produces the protein MNKSELINSVAESAGLSKKDATKAVEAVFETIQTTLGEGDRVQVIGFGTFEVRERAARKGRNPQTGKEIDIAASKVPAFKAGKALKDAVK, from the coding sequence GTGAACAAATCTGAATTAATTAACTCTGTAGCTGAGTCTGCGGGCCTTTCGAAAAAGGATGCAACAAAAGCTGTTGAGGCTGTTTTCGAAACAATCCAAACTACTCTTGGTGAAGGTGACCGTGTCCAAGTGATCGGTTTCGGTACATTCGAAGTTCGTGAGCGTGCTGCTCGTAAAGGACGTAACCCTCAAACAGGGAAAGAAATCGATATTGCTGCAAGTAAAGTTCCTGCATTCAAAGCAGGTAAAGCGCTAAAAGACGCAGTTAAATAA
- a CDS encoding heptaprenyl diphosphate synthase component 1, translated as MERENINYCIYNYIDELRLAVRQPILERDVGDVDVDKAKVFFLLLPLLNGERWTDSTHAAAVAVGAVHIAFDAHDTIHHKDATSTLQQLTVLSGDYFSGIHYKILAALPDIDFIRSLSMKIGQINELKTNYYKRSPIDVNELFETVQSIETSCITDFLYTYGFSKYIPLASTALTLLALDSTMKKTTSRKIPDILDWKLDQYDLNQVLYSLRSKLDRLIDESDFMTPVLQKEILGMTAPLLGKMI; from the coding sequence ATGGAAAGAGAAAACATTAACTATTGTATTTATAATTATATTGATGAATTAAGACTTGCTGTTCGTCAACCTATTCTGGAAAGAGATGTTGGCGATGTAGACGTTGATAAAGCGAAAGTTTTTTTCTTGCTGCTTCCGCTTTTGAACGGCGAGAGATGGACGGATTCTACTCATGCCGCTGCCGTCGCTGTAGGCGCAGTACATATTGCATTCGATGCCCACGATACAATTCATCATAAAGATGCTACATCCACCTTACAACAGCTCACAGTTCTTTCTGGAGACTACTTCAGTGGAATTCATTATAAAATTCTTGCTGCACTGCCGGACATCGATTTTATACGGAGTTTATCAATGAAAATCGGCCAAATTAATGAATTGAAAACAAATTATTATAAGCGTTCACCAATAGATGTAAATGAACTGTTTGAAACGGTTCAGAGTATTGAGACGAGTTGTATTACAGACTTTCTGTATACCTATGGGTTTTCTAAGTATATTCCGCTTGCATCTACGGCTTTGACACTACTAGCTTTAGATTCGACAATGAAGAAAACTACAAGTCGGAAAATACCTGATATCCTTGATTGGAAACTAGATCAATATGATTTAAACCAGGTGCTGTATAGCCTCAGAAGTAAACTGGATAGATTGATTGACGAGTCGGACTTTATGACACCTGTATTACAAAAGGAAATTCTGGGCATGACTGCACCGCTTCTTGGGAAAATGATCTGA
- the mtrB gene encoding trp RNA-binding attenuation protein MtrB, translating into MTQSDYIVIKAKEDGVNVIGLTRGDDTKFHHTEKLDRGEVMVAQFTEHTSAMKIRGDADIHTANGVVSSEGKK; encoded by the coding sequence ATGACACAATCCGACTACATCGTAATAAAAGCTAAAGAAGACGGGGTAAATGTCATTGGTTTAACCCGCGGTGACGATACGAAATTTCACCATACAGAAAAACTAGATCGTGGCGAAGTAATGGTTGCACAATTTACGGAGCATACATCAGCGATGAAAATACGCGGGGATGCAGATATTCATACTGCGAATGGTGTTGTATCGAGCGAAGGGAAAAAATAA